In Telopea speciosissima isolate NSW1024214 ecotype Mountain lineage chromosome 10, Tspe_v1, whole genome shotgun sequence, the DNA window ACCTCCCTGCTCTTAGCACTATTCTGCTGGAACTTCTCGGCGCACTTCTGCTCCACCTTTTCAGCCATAGAAGCCAGAGCCGACAAGGGCTTGATCCGAATGCTGGTCTCTTGCTTGCATACGGTCCAACCCTCTGGATTCTCAGGGTGAGGGTCGTACCAGACCTTCTCCTCCACTTCAAGGAAGTTTCGGAGGCTAATGTTACGGGTAGTAAGGTGCATGGAACGAGAACGAGCATCGACAACGGATGATTCGACGGAGTGGCAGATGTCTTGGCCGATGATACGGCGGATAAACCAGGGTCCAGGGGCGTGGACGGTGATCGCTCGGGTGGTGTAGAGTTTGCCGTTTATGGGATCGAGCTTGCGATTTAAGGTGTCGACATCGAGGATATGGGATAAGATGCGCTTGTTCTCAGCGTCTGTGAATTTCCGCCATGATGCAGAAGTCACTCGTTCCCATGGATGCTTGTATACATGCTCCTGCGTGTATGCCctaaccatggcttcctctccttctctctctggATTTGTTGATTTCTTCAAAGGAAGATTGAAGGACTATTAATGGTTGCTTTATAGTAGTCGAGAGAGACGGCCCTGGCGATGAAAAATAGACCGAAACAGGAAAATAGAACGAATCAGAcagaaaagaaaacacaaatggattttgggtttggggattgGGTTTCGCCCGAATCCTTAGGATATTGACCTATTTATATAGACGCTCTTTGACACGTGTCCTTGGCTTAATCcgttcaagtttttttttttaagggtaatAAGAAATTCAACGTTGAATatccttgaattttttttgggtggggagggagaaggaagaTAACCATCGGTCAAGCGGCGTGTGTCTGCGCTCGACACAGCCATGCGCGAAATGATTCAAAAGGCAAAAAGGACCAAGGGTATGAACATGGATTGAGACGCTATGGCACATTTTTCGTCTCTTGTACAGTTTCTAAACACATAGGTTGCTGAACCAATGGGATTTCATAGTGAGTACTTCTATGCTTCATCGATTATCGACTTGTATGAATCATTTTTGTTGTCCCCATCTCTTGTTTTTATTAATAAGAACAAGAAATGGGGACAACAAAAATGATTTATACTAAGTCAATAATGTTATTTTCTAATATGGATGTAATATATAACCAACAATCTACTGATGTGCATtgggtggggagggggaaggaagatAACCTTCGGTTAAGCGGCGTGTGTCTGCGCTTGACACAGCCATGCATGAAATGACTCGAAAGGCAGAAAGGACCAGGGGTGTGAACATGGATTGAGACGCTATGGCACATTTTTCGTCTCTTGTACACTTTCTAAGCACGTGGGTTGCTGAACCAATGGAATTTCATACTGAGTACTTCTATGCTTCATCCATTATCGACTTGTATGAATCATTTTTGTTGTTCCCATCTCTTCTCTTGTACACTTTCTAAACACGTGGGTTGCTGAACCAATGGGATTTCATAGTGAGTACTTCTATGCTTCATCCATTATCGACTTGTATGAATCATTTTTGTTGTCCCcatctcttatttttattaataagaACAAGAGATGGGGACAACAAAAATGATTCATACTAAGTCAATAATGTTATTTTCTAATATGGATGTAATATATAACCAACAATCTACTGATGTGCATtgggtggggagggggaaggaagatAACCATCGGTCAAGCGGCGTGTGTCTGCGCTCGACACAGCCATGCGCAAAATGACTCGAAAGGCAGAAAGGACCAGGGGTGTGAACATGGATTGAGACGCCATGGCACATTTTTCGTCTCTTGTACACTTTCTAAACACGTGGGTTGTTGAACCAATAGAATTTCATAGTGAGTACTTCTATGCTTCATCCATTATCGACTTGTATGAATCATTTATGTTGTCCCCATCTCttgtttttattaataaaaacaaGAGATGGGGACAACAAAAATGATTCATACCAAGTCAATAATATTATTTTCTAATATGGATGTAATATATAACCAACAATCTACTGATGTATATCGGATTTTTATTGTTCTGAAGGCATGTTTATGGTTTCGACCTCCACAATCTATGTTTTGCATTGTGATGGTGGTTTTCTATCCCAATAAAACACAACTTATGGTGGGTTGATTCGTGATGCTATGGGTTCCCCCATTATTGTTGTTGCAGGTGTGGGTGTAGATAGATCAATCATTTCTATGGAGTTGTACGCTATCTTTCGGGGGTATGACTTTATGTATTGAAAAAGGTTTTTATGAAGTATCAATTTAGTTAGATTCCAAATTGGTTGTAGACATGTTAAATAGAAAGATTAAAGATTCTTTATCATTACAATGGTTGAAGAGCAAAAACCACCATTTAAGTGCCTTTCTTTCTTCGGTGGAATTATAAGCATGTATGGAGGGAAGTGAATCAACCAACATATTACATTTTCTCCTTACCTGCAAGTGATGTGGAGATTATTCTCCAATCGGTTGACTTCCCAAAAGAACTTTGTCAATTGATTAATGGGGATGTTGATTTTTGTATCTACTATCAGTTATAACTTCCCTAGTTTTGACACTTTTATTGATGTGAGATTTATCCCGTTTTTGTTAGGGCCtcccatttctttctttaagTTTGTTTTAAAAGGGTTCTAGGTGGCATCGATCCTGACCTCATGAGGACATGCACTCAACTGGCAAACGACCAATCAACCAAGCTAGCAATTGTTTGCATATTTTGCTAATCTGATATGTATTGAATAAATCATATTttttccaaagaaaaaatatatgcTTTCATGTGAGCCACAATCACTGGCCTATACTTGTGTGGTTGGGGGTTGGAGGTTGGAGGGGTGGGATTGAATATCCTTAAACATTGAAGTACTTAGGAATGTACTACTATAAGAAAGGCAGCAACCATCCTTATAGTTGTTACATCATTTAACTTTCAAGTGGATAATTATATTATGGGTTATTATTGGTTATCATTACTCTTATATTACATGTTACATAAGAAAAGTATTgttaaaacaaatatatatatatatgggaaacagttttctagacgggagtgtggcctacgtcagcactcccatgtgtctatctctctcctccttaaaacaaggaggcagatgtgtcttttcacataaagaggagagagatagactcatgggagtgctggcatagaccacacttCCGGATatagaactctctctctctctctctctctctctctctctctctgtctctctctctctatatatatatatatataagtgttgttaaaacaaatatatatatatataaattttttttttgagtagaagttaaaataaatatatatgtatatatatatagagagagagagagagagattatctcTAATTATTCTTATCCAATTCTATGTGgtttaaattattaaaaaatttcaaccaaaaaaaaaaagacaagataTTGCTTGCAAATTATAAATCACTTAATACGTGTCATGATTGTTTTATTGCCAAGTTCCATATCTTCTCAACTTATTTAGCAAATTTTCTAAGTCTTCTTAAAGCAtggatttaaaaaattaaactaaaatcGGCGGAATCAACCAACCCAATTTCTAAATAATGCTCGATTCTTCTCAAAATCCATTTTGGAATTAGCCACGGatgcattttgtttttttttttaatcagttattttgtatttttttaatggatttttaTCAAATGCCCCCTCAatatgcccatttgtccaaatgcatcCTTACAACCTTACAATTTATACGCCCTCccccttactttcaaaacattgtaacacTTTAATCCATAgatgttagtttcagggaatctaatgaccaaaatgtctTTGTGACAAAAATCCgccaaaattaaaaagtaaaatgaccaaattgccctcatcatccccaaatcgtttagggtttgaaactgaaaatcaaatcctaaaccatttggggaagatgaaccctaaaatcctaGAATTAACTGTTTATATACCTTCTGTGTGCGAGGTTGGGTACAAGGACTCGTCGGTGTTGCGCTTCACCACCACTCTGACTGGGCACCTGGAGAAAGGGAAACTGGTTGATGTCGAGGAGATGAAGACGAAGGTGATGATTTGGGTAAAAATGACTACCATTACAACTGAAGGTTCCAAGATTTGTTTCAGTGCTGGAATGAAGAAATCTAGGAGTAGAGAAGCTTATGAGGTTCTCAAAGATGGAGTGACCGTAGACAAGTTTTAAATACCTTCTTCATTTGACATCATCATTGTTTCTTTCTGTTATCTTCCATATGTAAGCTTGTTAGTTTCCATGACATAACTTGGCAGGCAATTCAACTTGAAGTTGCAACATTTGTGAGTTGGCTTCAAGAATTGTATTTTTCTCAGGGCTATTTGACATCTTGAGTGGTTAGCTTTCAGAAACCGATTGCCTTCTTGCCTTAAAAAACAGTTAGGCTGGCATTTTAACAGCTTTCCGTCATTGTGAAGTCAACTTGAAGATAATCAATTTCATTAGTGAGCCAAGATAGAttcattgattttagggttctatcttccccaaatggtttagggtttgattttcaatttcaaaccatACACGATgtgaggaagatgagggcaatttggtcattttactctttaatttgatggatttttatcacaagggcattttggtcattagattccttgaAACTAACTCTAACTTTCTTgactaacggactggactaaAGTGTTACAATATTTTGAAAGTAAGGGGCACATGTAAATTATAAAGTTGTAAGgttgcatttggacaaatgggtaCTGAGgagggcatttgacaaaaaccccttttaattaataaaataacataaaatcaatacaaaatttgaataaaacactcaaaataataaataaaatagaaaggaTGAAATTCTCTGTCTATTATTTCTTTCCTCGTCTAATAAGGggcaaatatgtcatttaataagAGGGAGAAGGGATATAATCAGAGGGGAGTGGTGATGTGGGCCAAGCTCCCAAATAGAGtaattttttcattaaaaaagacTGGAAAtgtttgcttcttcttcccGATTCCAATTTATAGGGTTTTTCTGAGTCCAATCCTGTTTGAATTAGATTGATGGAAACCGAACCAGTGTCAAATTTCGAGTTTTAAAAATCTTATCTCGAAATAAAACAAAAGCCTAATGTGATAGTCAAATAATTGTGACACCTTGTTAATACTTAGGACTCATCTCGTTATTATTTTGCAGGTTAATGGTAAAATCATCTATTTACCAATGATTATTTTAGAAGATAGTAAAACTAGTTCCCAATtaatctctcccccccccccccccaaaaaaaaataataaacacttACCGTGGATAAATAATTATCCTTAATATCTATTAGTTGTTAACTGATTTAAAATACGAGTAAGAGATCGTTGTTTGGTTGTGTAACTCCTGCACCAGTGCatggccaatgagag includes these proteins:
- the LOC122642441 gene encoding PRELI domain containing protein 3B; translation: MVRAYTQEHVYKHPWERVTSASWRKFTDAENKRILSHILDVDTLNRKLDPINGKLYTTRAITVHAPGPWFIRRIIGQDICHSVESSVVDARSRSMHLTTRNISLRNFLEVEEKVWYDPHPENPEGWTVCKQETSIRIKPLSALASMAEKVEQKCAEKFQQNSAKSREVMERICKYLEAESSGISI